Proteins from a single region of Pseudopedobacter saltans DSM 12145:
- a CDS encoding sialate O-acetylesterase translates to MNDMKRGNCLQNKIKQISFLIFLIPLLLLVGCHSKKETIDLKSGYDLYLLVGQSNMAGRGVIEAEDTTEHNRVFMLNAADEFVLAKEPLHFDKSNRGVGPGLAFGKAMAEANPKIKIGLIPAAVGGTKISYWEPGNSRGLYEEAIRKAKVAMKYGTLKGIVWQQGESDSNTKDAPLYKERLLKLLTAFRKDLGNNNLPIVIGGLGDFLKSSQYKVVNKSLQETANEIGNAGFSEASTLGHIGDRLHFNSKAQRENGNNMAKAMLKLKHH, encoded by the coding sequence ATGAATGATATGAAACGAGGTAATTGTTTACAGAATAAAATTAAACAAATATCTTTTTTAATATTTTTAATTCCATTGCTGCTACTTGTTGGTTGCCATTCAAAAAAGGAGACTATAGATTTAAAATCGGGTTATGATTTATATTTATTAGTTGGTCAATCTAATATGGCTGGTCGTGGTGTAATCGAAGCGGAAGATACAACAGAACATAATAGGGTATTTATGTTAAATGCAGCGGATGAATTCGTTTTAGCTAAAGAACCACTTCATTTTGATAAAAGTAACAGAGGAGTAGGACCAGGGTTAGCTTTTGGTAAAGCAATGGCCGAAGCAAACCCTAAGATTAAGATAGGTCTTATTCCTGCGGCTGTTGGAGGTACAAAAATATCTTATTGGGAACCGGGTAATTCAAGAGGTTTATATGAAGAAGCTATTCGCAAAGCAAAAGTAGCTATGAAATATGGTACTTTAAAAGGGATAGTGTGGCAACAGGGAGAATCAGATTCTAATACAAAGGATGCGCCTTTATATAAAGAACGTTTACTTAAATTATTAACAGCTTTCCGCAAAGATTTGGGAAATAATAATCTGCCAATTGTTATTGGTGGTTTAGGGGATTTTCTTAAATCTTCACAATATAAAGTGGTTAACAAGTCATTACAGGAAACGGCAAATGAAATAGGAAATGCCGGGTTCTCCGAAGCAAGCACACTTGGTCATATCGGAGACAGGCTGCACTTTAATTCAAAAGCCCAGAGAGAAAACGGTAATAATATGGCTAAGGCTATGTTGAAATTAAAACATCACTAA
- a CDS encoding glycoside hydrolase family 88 protein — protein MKKIVFSGSMLLVFFSIAYSYAQKENTFNRGKGLIEIIEKSLDQSTIQYKFLKSVTPEDRFPKTYEGREKGSVTSTAKNWTSGFYPGTLVYLYEYTKDKGLLNEADNKFTFLKSQKDNKNTHDLGFMMYCSFGNAYRITKKEEYKDILVQSAKSLASRYNSKVGSIQSWDRIKSLDGSKYWDFPVIIDNMMNLELLFFASKVTGDESFKKIAVTHAETAMKNHVRPDYSSFHVVAYNPETGEINSRETYQGFAHNSTWARGQGWGIYGFTMVYRETGDKRFLKTAQGMADFFLNHKNLPKDKIPYWDFDAGQPGVQPSFNYNAFKYSVIPRDASAGALVASALIELSGYSDKEKKQKYLNAAEIMIKSLSSPVYTASVGENGGFILKHSVGNLPKDREVDVPLSYADYYYVEAMLRYKNLGK, from the coding sequence ATGAAAAAGATAGTGTTTAGTGGTTCAATGCTTTTAGTATTTTTTTCCATAGCATATTCTTATGCGCAGAAAGAGAATACATTTAATAGAGGTAAGGGATTGATAGAAATTATCGAAAAAAGCTTAGATCAATCCACAATACAATATAAATTCCTAAAATCGGTAACACCAGAAGATCGTTTTCCAAAAACTTACGAAGGCAGAGAAAAAGGTTCTGTAACAAGTACTGCAAAAAACTGGACAAGTGGTTTCTACCCCGGTACTTTGGTTTATCTATACGAATATACTAAAGATAAGGGGTTACTTAATGAAGCCGATAACAAGTTTACGTTTTTGAAAAGCCAGAAAGATAACAAGAATACTCACGATTTAGGTTTTATGATGTATTGTAGTTTTGGTAATGCCTATCGTATAACAAAAAAAGAAGAATATAAAGATATTTTAGTACAATCGGCTAAATCGCTGGCAAGCAGGTATAATTCTAAAGTTGGAAGTATACAATCCTGGGATCGGATTAAGTCTTTAGATGGAAGTAAATATTGGGATTTTCCGGTGATTATAGACAATATGATGAATCTGGAATTGTTATTCTTTGCTTCAAAAGTGACCGGAGATGAAAGCTTTAAAAAAATAGCGGTTACACATGCCGAAACTGCAATGAAAAATCATGTAAGACCAGATTATAGTTCTTTTCATGTGGTGGCGTATAATCCTGAAACAGGTGAGATAAACAGTCGCGAAACTTATCAGGGCTTTGCTCATAACTCTACCTGGGCGAGAGGGCAGGGCTGGGGCATCTATGGTTTTACAATGGTATATCGAGAGACAGGAGATAAACGTTTCCTTAAGACGGCACAGGGAATGGCAGACTTTTTTCTTAATCACAAAAATCTTCCTAAAGATAAAATCCCTTATTGGGATTTTGATGCAGGGCAACCTGGGGTGCAGCCAAGCTTTAATTACAATGCATTCAAATATTCTGTAATACCTAGAGATGCTTCGGCGGGGGCTTTGGTAGCTTCTGCATTGATTGAACTTTCGGGATATTCAGATAAAGAGAAGAAGCAAAAATATTTAAATGCGGCAGAAATAATGATTAAGTCACTTTCTTCTCCGGTGTATACAGCTTCGGTAGGGGAAAACGGTGGCTTTATTTTAAAACATAGTGTTGGCAATCTGCCTAAAGACAGAGAGGTAGACGTTCCACTTTCTTATGCAGATTATTATTATGTGGAAGCTATGCTGAGGTACAAAAATTTAGGTAAGTAA
- a CDS encoding DUF5017 domain-containing protein: MRNYFSKILQVMTVITFLVLHNVYAQKDKTTLSFNTSVQYGSQSNNLSVLISTDFNGDYSLESIKSATWEDITKKIKLATDKILAESGEIDLAKNLVAGKPLYLAFKYNGQASTKPSQRGWGISNVTINYKGETKTLPIKDFKIVDNKENHEGATWIKGADMMRFRSNQSVKASESWAIVKIGE; this comes from the coding sequence ATGAGAAATTACTTCAGCAAGATTTTACAGGTAATGACCGTTATTACATTTTTAGTTTTACATAACGTTTATGCACAAAAAGACAAAACAACGTTGTCGTTTAATACCAGTGTTCAATATGGTAGTCAGTCTAATAATTTATCTGTATTGATATCAACAGATTTTAATGGCGATTATTCTTTAGAATCTATAAAATCGGCAACCTGGGAAGATATAACAAAGAAAATTAAGTTGGCTACCGACAAAATACTGGCTGAATCTGGAGAAATTGATTTAGCAAAAAATTTAGTGGCAGGTAAACCGCTTTATCTTGCTTTTAAATATAATGGACAAGCATCAACAAAGCCTTCACAAAGAGGATGGGGAATATCTAATGTTACTATAAATTATAAAGGTGAAACTAAAACTTTACCTATTAAAGATTTTAAAATCGTTGATAATAAGGAAAATCACGAGGGAGCAACATGGATTAAAGGAGCAGATATGATGAGATTCCGTTCAAATCAATCTGTTAAAGCATCCGAAAGCTGGGCTATTGTTAAAATTGGTGAATAG
- a CDS encoding DUF5017 domain-containing protein: MKTIKNSIIIFFTCLGIMSCNKVEVETPVFDVKVDSLTYKVGDEVEFKFTGDADQITFYSGEPLNDYTYKDGRIEEVLSINASFSTAIRYGLANGQKDMLSVWISSDFNGNYTIEDIQNATWKNNVSKNFVLAPSTMDNSDAANYVPSGVLDITSEAEEGKPMYFAFKYRKDDPTKTQRNWFMRNIVVNAVTNLGNYSLFDGSAFKEVYDNNFVTDVERNSSVTSGGVITLRSPSTFDTRPLVEVWAISPPISTEDTNLGPDKGTPIKGFRDLKKDSHSYTYIKEGVYTATFVASNSNLYGESKVVKQITITVTQ; the protein is encoded by the coding sequence ATGAAAACAATTAAAAACTCTATTATTATATTCTTCACTTGCCTGGGTATTATGTCCTGTAACAAGGTTGAAGTTGAGACTCCTGTATTTGATGTTAAGGTAGATTCTTTAACTTATAAAGTTGGAGATGAAGTAGAATTTAAATTTACGGGGGATGCCGATCAGATAACGTTTTATTCCGGTGAGCCTTTGAATGATTATACCTATAAGGATGGGAGAATAGAGGAGGTACTTAGTATAAATGCGTCTTTTTCTACGGCTATCAGATATGGATTAGCTAATGGGCAAAAAGATATGTTATCTGTATGGATATCGTCAGATTTTAATGGTAACTATACTATTGAAGATATACAGAATGCTACATGGAAGAATAATGTTTCTAAGAACTTTGTCTTAGCACCCTCAACTATGGACAACAGTGATGCTGCGAATTATGTGCCTTCGGGTGTTTTAGACATTACGAGTGAAGCAGAGGAAGGAAAACCTATGTATTTTGCTTTCAAGTATAGGAAAGATGATCCGACAAAAACTCAAAGAAATTGGTTTATGAGAAATATTGTAGTAAACGCTGTTACCAATTTAGGAAACTATTCCCTTTTTGATGGTTCTGCATTTAAAGAAGTATATGATAATAATTTTGTAACAGATGTAGAAAGAAATAGCTCTGTTACCAGTGGTGGTGTAATAACCTTAAGATCTCCCAGTACTTTTGATACAAGACCCTTAGTTGAGGTTTGGGCTATTTCTCCTCCTATTAGCACAGAAGATACCAATTTAGGCCCGGATAAAGGAACACCAATAAAAGGTTTCAGGGATTTAAAAAAGGATAGTCATTCTTATACCTATATAAAAGAAGGTGTTTACACAGCAACATTTGTAGCAAGTAATTCTAATTTGTACGGAGAAAGCAAAGTGGTAAAACAGATAACAATAACCGTAACTCAATAA
- a CDS encoding RagB/SusD family nutrient uptake outer membrane protein: MKNNIIKYFGALVISLSSASCNKFLDTKPQDFLIVDTYYETEEQLNFALAAVYSKLGEGTLYGGRITRMGMDADEGFYDRSTDIIGVSVYNVYPTDPHVTAFWKTCYEGIYRANLLLKHINKVQKISEANRNAIEGEALFLRGYYYFLLVSNFGGVPLITEPIANTNNTAIPRNTVQEVYTQIVADMEKAEGMVKTIKQIGHGGRVSKSAVRGILARVNLHWAGYPVRDLSRYAEARKWAKMVMDDTGANHKLNPDYRQVFINYSSDKYDIGESIWEVEFWGNTQGVYREAGQIGHYNGIQYNGGSNADPNHGFSYGFLNATGVLWDKYDNRDVINSNDIRRNYAIAPFSLAGNPAKETPRAITPTGIYQRDCGKYRRFYEVVMPKENVYTPINYPLLRFSDVLLMFAEAESQETGVVSQDAIDAVNLVRSRAYGKLMSGRYVKSITVNTARTSGTYTVANTNVTISGGGGQGATAAVATVASSGVASILVTFEGSGYTSVPTVAISSTGTGVGATATAVLSDPTINSDLPVSATASPAAFLTFVQDERARELCFESLRKGDLVRWGKLVENMKIVRDHIETSSLSSSLDYVVWSYRNVSERDVLWPIPSYEMGLNSALTQNKGW; this comes from the coding sequence ATGAAAAATAATATAATAAAGTATTTTGGAGCATTGGTTATTAGCCTGTCTTCTGCATCATGCAATAAATTTTTAGATACTAAACCGCAGGATTTTTTAATTGTTGATACGTATTATGAAACAGAAGAGCAATTAAATTTTGCTTTAGCAGCAGTATATTCAAAATTAGGAGAAGGGACTCTTTATGGAGGTAGGATTACCAGGATGGGTATGGATGCAGATGAAGGTTTTTATGATAGATCTACTGATATCATAGGGGTATCCGTTTATAATGTTTATCCTACAGATCCACATGTTACTGCATTTTGGAAAACTTGTTATGAAGGGATTTATAGAGCGAATCTTTTATTGAAACATATAAATAAGGTCCAAAAGATATCTGAAGCTAATAGAAATGCTATAGAGGGAGAAGCGTTGTTCTTAAGGGGCTATTATTATTTCCTCCTGGTAAGTAATTTTGGTGGAGTACCGTTAATTACCGAACCTATAGCTAATACAAACAATACAGCTATTCCACGAAATACGGTACAAGAAGTTTATACTCAGATTGTAGCTGATATGGAAAAGGCGGAAGGAATGGTTAAAACGATTAAACAGATAGGACACGGTGGTAGAGTCAGCAAATCTGCAGTAAGAGGAATCCTTGCGAGGGTCAATTTACATTGGGCCGGTTATCCTGTAAGAGATTTGTCAAGATATGCAGAAGCAAGGAAATGGGCAAAAATGGTTATGGATGATACAGGTGCTAATCATAAATTAAATCCTGATTACAGACAGGTATTTATAAACTACTCTTCCGATAAATACGATATAGGAGAGAGTATATGGGAAGTGGAATTTTGGGGAAATACACAAGGTGTATATAGAGAAGCAGGGCAAATAGGCCATTATAATGGTATTCAGTATAATGGTGGTTCTAATGCTGATCCTAATCATGGATTCTCTTACGGATTTTTAAATGCAACAGGTGTTTTGTGGGATAAATATGACAATAGAGATGTTATAAATTCAAATGATATAAGAAGGAATTATGCGATAGCTCCGTTTTCCCTGGCTGGTAACCCTGCAAAGGAAACTCCGAGAGCTATAACACCTACGGGTATTTACCAGCGTGACTGTGGTAAATATAGGCGCTTTTATGAAGTGGTTATGCCAAAAGAAAATGTATATACGCCTATAAACTATCCTCTTTTACGTTTTTCAGATGTGTTGTTGATGTTCGCGGAAGCTGAAAGCCAGGAAACAGGAGTAGTGAGTCAGGATGCGATAGATGCTGTGAATCTGGTGAGAAGTAGGGCCTATGGTAAATTAATGTCTGGAAGGTATGTGAAGTCTATCACGGTAAATACAGCGAGAACATCGGGCACATATACAGTGGCTAACACAAATGTTACCATTTCCGGAGGAGGAGGGCAGGGAGCTACAGCTGCCGTTGCGACAGTAGCAAGCAGTGGAGTAGCAAGTATCTTGGTTACTTTTGAGGGAAGCGGTTACACTAGTGTCCCCACAGTTGCCATAAGTAGTACTGGTACTGGTGTTGGTGCTACTGCAACAGCTGTTTTAAGCGATCCTACTATAAATTCAGATTTACCTGTGTCGGCAACAGCTTCTCCGGCAGCTTTCCTCACATTCGTTCAGGATGAACGCGCTCGAGAGCTCTGCTTTGAGTCTTTGAGAAAAGGAGATCTGGTAAGATGGGGGAAATTGGTTGAGAATATGAAAATTGTAAGAGATCATATTGAGACATCTTCATTATCTAGTTCTCTGGATTATGTGGTATGGTCTTATCGAAATGTAAGTGAAAGAGATGTCTTATGGCCTATCCCCTCTTATGAAATGGGCCTAAATTCAGCATTAACTCAAAACAAAGGTTGGTAA
- a CDS encoding BNR-4 repeat-containing protein gives MSEYPVIAKDATWCWFADPRAVYYKGKHEKIYYGYINTKGDVVISSRDASTKEIHTYILNEKLQVDDHNVPSILFLPDGKILTFYTEHNGRFFMRKSKNAEDISEWEEEKVLSFGLKNQLICYSHPVMLSAENNRIYMFFRSRNKRIPDNPKYADWRQNYVYSDDFGKTWTDAQYYLSSKGDYNKVPYLKIVSDNKSKIHFLFTDGHPKLGLSSVYHAYYEKGKFHQTNGDVVSDVKYNNHKIYIYLVSLTNFL, from the coding sequence GTGTCAGAATACCCGGTTATAGCCAAAGATGCAACTTGGTGCTGGTTTGCAGACCCAAGGGCAGTTTACTATAAAGGTAAGCATGAAAAAATTTATTATGGCTATATAAACACTAAAGGAGATGTAGTTATCAGTTCAAGAGATGCGAGCACTAAAGAAATACATACATACATCTTAAACGAAAAACTGCAGGTAGATGATCATAATGTGCCATCAATTCTGTTTCTTCCTGATGGAAAAATACTAACATTTTATACGGAACATAACGGTCGCTTTTTTATGCGGAAAAGTAAGAATGCGGAAGACATAAGCGAATGGGAAGAGGAGAAGGTACTTTCTTTCGGACTTAAAAATCAGCTTATTTGTTATTCCCATCCGGTAATGTTATCAGCAGAGAATAACAGGATTTATATGTTTTTTCGCAGTAGAAATAAAAGAATACCAGATAATCCTAAATATGCAGATTGGAGGCAGAATTATGTTTATAGTGACGATTTTGGTAAAACCTGGACAGATGCTCAATATTATCTAAGCAGTAAGGGAGATTATAATAAAGTCCCTTATTTAAAAATAGTTTCCGATAATAAATCCAAAATTCATTTCCTGTTTACGGATGGGCATCCAAAACTTGGATTATCATCTGTATACCATGCATATTATGAAAAAGGGAAATTCCATCAAACTAATGGAGATGTTGTTTCTGACGTAAAATATAATAATCACAAAATTTATATTTACCTGGTAAGCTTAACCAATTTTCTCTGA
- a CDS encoding SusC/RagA family TonB-linked outer membrane protein has product MIVLKLRLSESGRRLMLALLFVLSLTADAFSQSRIITGIVTASDTKEPLPGVSVAVKGVSRTVFTDVSGRYSIQAASNNVLVFNYIGFYAKEIQVGDKKEINTSLNVDVKALKEVVVVGYGEVAKSDLTGSVGQVNIGDLTQAPVMSFEQALAGRIAGVQVSSADGQPGSEGVNIIIRGAGSLTQDTSPLYVIDGFPYEEFDPSSLNMDDIEEMNILKDASATAIYGARGANGVVVIETKKGKVGAPVVQYSGSFGFQNVTKQMEMMDPYEFVKYQLERNNYSTAMKKIYTSKDFPETDTENYDPNGKTLEDYRNIRGINWQDLVFQNGATKIHNLSVRGGNTQTKYSVSGSLYDQEGVIIHSGSNRATARVTLDHTISKKFKSGVNLSYSHKKSFGQIAASNAGTAGHAYGYLMYSTWAFRPVTGREDIIYDEEGGDIIGGDVDEEFIDAEVDESLSSTLFAINPVKSLTNEDRGSKSMSLNANAFLTYDINKNLQFKTTAGYIKANGEGYNFYNSGTTRGSSTLPSNSRGVQSTLSLSETVTWNSTSTLTYRKKVGDHSYNVMAGIDFQERTTNRYGLGSQLIPNESIGLWGMDEGVPSSMTVATSNNTLNSLFTRINYNYKSKYLLTGTFRADGSSKFPVSNRWAYFPSGAFAWKMGSEDFMKNIKFISDAKLRISYGLTGNNRVSDYPYQDLMSGSSIAQSYSFGNGDPTKGIYPNSLPNEHLKWETTSQLDLGYDLALFKNRIEITADVYRKTTKDLLLNANIPTIFGFSRTYKNIGSLQNDGLELTLNTENIKTKNFTWTSSLNIGFNKNKILALTSDESRMLSAVTWDALHNGSYLYVAQVNQPAALFMGYIFDGVYQYDDFDLIGGKYQLKPNIADNGDVREDIQPGDIKYRDINGDLTVNEFDETIIGNPVPKHTGGFSNNFKYKGFSLNVFFQWSYGNEVFNANRIYFEGGRPQNSRNQFASYVNRWTPENPSNTMFRSGGQGPLGRYSSLYLEDASYIRLKTVSFSYSLPAKYLRKIYVKNLSITASAQNLFTITNYSGMDPEVSVRNSVLTPGFDWSAYPRAKIMVFGLKVTL; this is encoded by the coding sequence ATGATAGTATTAAAATTAAGATTATCTGAGTCGGGGAGGAGGCTTATGCTTGCTTTACTTTTTGTATTAAGCTTGACTGCAGATGCCTTTTCTCAGAGTAGAATAATAACTGGAATAGTAACAGCCTCAGATACTAAAGAACCTCTTCCTGGTGTATCGGTAGCAGTAAAAGGTGTAAGTAGGACAGTATTTACAGATGTTTCAGGTCGTTATTCTATTCAGGCGGCCAGCAATAACGTGTTGGTTTTTAATTATATAGGGTTTTATGCTAAAGAAATACAAGTTGGAGATAAAAAAGAAATCAATACATCTTTAAACGTTGATGTAAAAGCATTAAAAGAAGTTGTGGTTGTAGGATACGGAGAAGTTGCTAAATCTGATTTGACAGGATCTGTTGGACAAGTTAACATTGGTGATTTAACACAAGCACCGGTGATGTCTTTTGAACAAGCTTTAGCAGGACGTATAGCGGGGGTACAGGTGTCTTCTGCAGATGGTCAGCCGGGTTCTGAAGGTGTAAATATAATTATTAGAGGGGCCGGTTCATTAACTCAGGATACTTCTCCATTATATGTAATAGATGGCTTTCCATATGAGGAGTTTGATCCATCATCTTTAAATATGGATGATATAGAAGAGATGAACATATTAAAAGATGCCTCGGCGACAGCTATATATGGAGCCAGAGGTGCTAATGGCGTAGTTGTTATCGAAACAAAAAAAGGTAAAGTTGGAGCTCCTGTTGTACAATACAGTGGATCATTTGGTTTTCAGAATGTAACTAAACAGATGGAAATGATGGACCCCTACGAGTTTGTTAAATATCAGTTAGAAAGGAATAATTACTCGACAGCAATGAAGAAAATTTACACTAGTAAAGACTTTCCTGAGACAGATACGGAAAATTACGATCCTAATGGCAAAACACTTGAAGATTATCGAAATATACGGGGAATTAACTGGCAGGATCTGGTATTTCAGAATGGAGCTACAAAAATTCATAATTTGTCTGTAAGAGGAGGGAACACTCAAACGAAGTATTCGGTTTCGGGTTCCTTGTACGATCAGGAAGGTGTGATAATACATAGTGGTTCAAATAGAGCTACTGCGAGGGTGACACTTGATCATACTATAAGTAAAAAATTTAAAAGTGGTGTAAATCTTTCTTATTCTCATAAAAAATCCTTTGGACAAATTGCTGCGAGTAATGCTGGAACAGCGGGACACGCTTATGGTTATCTAATGTATAGTACCTGGGCATTTAGACCTGTAACCGGTAGAGAGGATATAATCTACGATGAAGAAGGAGGAGATATTATTGGAGGTGACGTAGACGAAGAGTTTATTGATGCTGAAGTGGATGAAAGTTTATCGTCAACCTTATTCGCTATAAATCCGGTGAAATCTTTAACAAATGAAGACAGAGGATCTAAAAGTATGAGTTTAAATGCTAATGCCTTCTTAACATATGATATCAATAAAAATTTACAGTTTAAAACGACTGCGGGATATATTAAAGCAAATGGAGAGGGGTATAATTTTTATAATTCCGGAACTACAAGAGGTTCTTCGACGTTACCGTCAAACTCAAGAGGAGTCCAATCTACTTTATCATTGTCAGAGACTGTAACCTGGAATTCTACATCTACTCTTACATATAGAAAGAAAGTAGGCGATCATAGTTACAATGTCATGGCGGGTATTGATTTTCAGGAAAGAACGACCAATCGATATGGTTTAGGCAGTCAACTTATACCCAACGAATCTATAGGTTTATGGGGTATGGACGAAGGAGTGCCATCAAGTATGACAGTTGCTACCTCAAATAATACATTAAATTCGCTGTTCACTAGAATAAACTATAATTATAAATCAAAATACCTATTAACAGGTACTTTTAGAGCAGATGGGTCATCAAAATTTCCTGTATCTAACAGATGGGCTTATTTTCCTTCCGGAGCTTTTGCCTGGAAAATGGGAAGTGAAGATTTTATGAAAAATATAAAATTTATCTCAGATGCTAAGCTAAGAATAAGTTATGGTTTAACAGGAAATAACAGGGTGTCCGATTATCCTTATCAGGATTTAATGAGCGGATCGTCAATTGCTCAGTCTTATTCTTTTGGAAATGGAGATCCAACAAAAGGTATTTATCCTAATTCTTTACCTAATGAACATTTGAAATGGGAAACCACGTCGCAGTTGGATTTGGGATACGATTTGGCATTATTTAAAAATCGGATTGAAATAACTGCTGATGTATACAGAAAAACAACTAAAGATTTATTATTAAATGCCAATATTCCAACAATATTTGGTTTCAGCAGAACTTATAAAAATATCGGATCGTTGCAAAATGATGGGTTAGAGCTGACTTTGAATACTGAAAATATAAAAACTAAAAATTTTACATGGACAAGTAGTTTAAATATAGGTTTTAATAAAAATAAAATTCTTGCACTTACTTCAGATGAAAGCAGAATGCTTTCTGCAGTAACCTGGGATGCCTTACATAACGGGTCATATTTGTATGTAGCTCAGGTTAATCAGCCGGCCGCATTATTTATGGGGTATATTTTTGATGGAGTTTATCAATATGATGATTTCGATTTGATAGGTGGAAAATACCAGTTAAAACCTAACATTGCGGATAATGGTGATGTTAGAGAAGATATACAGCCTGGAGATATCAAGTATAGAGACATCAATGGAGACTTAACCGTAAACGAATTTGATGAGACTATTATAGGTAATCCCGTTCCAAAACATACTGGCGGATTTTCTAATAACTTTAAGTATAAAGGGTTTAGTTTAAATGTATTTTTCCAATGGTCTTATGGTAATGAAGTATTTAACGCTAATAGAATTTATTTTGAAGGGGGAAGACCTCAAAATTCCCGTAATCAATTCGCGTCTTATGTGAATAGATGGACACCAGAGAATCCATCTAACACTATGTTTAGGTCGGGAGGGCAAGGGCCATTAGGTAGATATTCTTCATTATATCTGGAAGATGCTTCCTACATCCGTTTAAAAACAGTTTCATTCTCTTATAGTTTGCCTGCAAAATATCTCAGGAAAATATATGTTAAGAATTTAAGCATCACAGCTTCGGCACAAAATCTATTCACTATTACAAATTATTCTGGTATGGATCCGGAAGTTTCTGTAAGAAATAGTGTTCTAACCCCGGGATTCGATTGGTCTGCATATCCAAGAGCTAAAATTATGGTTTTTGGTCTTAAGGTTACACTATAA